The proteins below are encoded in one region of Naumovozyma castellii chromosome 6, complete genome:
- the RAD27 gene encoding multifunctional nuclease RAD27 (ancestral locus Anc_2.459), which yields MGIKGLTAIISENAPLAIRKSEIKAFFGRKVAIDASMSLYQFLIAVRQQDGGQLTNEAGETTSHLMGMFYRTLRMIDNGIKPCYVFDGKPPTLKSHELSKRTSRREETEKKLAEAVDQAEKMKQERRLVKVSKEHNDEAKKLLELMGIPYVNAPGEAESQCAELAKKGKVYAAASEDMDTLCYRTPYLLRHLTFSEAKKEPIQEINTEQVLQGLDLTLEQFIDLGIMLGCDYCDNIRGVGPVTALKLIKEHGSLEKIVEFIESDEGNKKWKVPENWPYKEARELFLKPDVIDGDEITLKWQPPKEQELIDYLCGEKLFNEERVKSGIKRLQKGLKSGVQGRLDGFFKVVPKTKEQLAAAAAKAKAAKKSKGKGKIAKRR from the coding sequence ATGGGTATTAAAGGATTAACGGCAATCATCTCCGAGAACGCACCACTTGCCATTAGAAAGAGTGAAATTAAAGCGTTCTTCGGACGTAAAGTAGCCATCGATGCATCCATGTctctttatcaatttcttattGCCGTGAGACAACAAGATGGAGGACAATTGACCAATGAGGCTGGCGAGACCACATCTCATCTGATGGGGATGTTTTATAGAACTTTGAGAATGATTGATAATGGGATAAAACCTTGTTATGTGTTTGATGGTAAACCACCAACCTTAAAATCTCATGAATTAAGTAAGAGAACGAGtagaagagaagaaactgaaaagaaattagcTGAAGCTGTGGATCAAGCTGAAAAAATGAAGCAGGAAAGAAGGTTAGTCAAAGTTTCTAAGGAACATAATGATGAAGctaagaaattattagaattgaTGGGGATCCCATATGTTAATGCACCTGGTGAAGCTGAATCACAATGTGCCGAATTAGCAAAGAAGGGGAAGGTATATGCAGCTGCCAGTGAAGATATGGATACTTTATGTTATAGGACACCTTACCTTTTAAGACACCTGACGTTTTCTGAGGCTAAGAAAGAACCAAtccaagaaattaataCTGAACAAGTTCTACAAGGTTTGGATTTGACTTTAGAACAATTTATAGATTTAGGAATAATGTTAGGTTGTGATTATTGTGATAACATTAGAGGTGTGGGACCAGTGACAGCCttgaaattaatcaaaGAACATGGTTCATTGgaaaaaattgttgaatttattgaatcGGATGAAGGGaacaaaaaatggaaagtACCAGAAAACTGGCCTTATAAGGAAGCTAGagaattatttttgaagCCAGATGTCATTGATGGAGATGAAATAACACTAAAATGGCAACCACCGaaggaacaagaattgATAGACTACTTGTGtggtgaaaaattattcaatgaGGAAAGAGTCAAATCTGGTATCAAGCGTTTGCAAAAGGGTTTAAAATCAGGTGTTCAAGGAAGACTAGATGGGTTTTTCAAAGTGGTCCCCAAGACAAAGGAACAATTGGCAGCAGCAGCTGCAAAGGCCAAGGCTGCCAAAAAAAGCAAGGGAAAGGGTAAAATTGCCAAAAGGAGATAA
- the NCAS0F01420 gene encoding glucose-6-phosphate 1-epimerase (ancestral locus Anc_2.456), which translates to MPIQNNDSEVILTHPKNSQSSVTILKYGATVYSWKINGVEQLWLSTAAKLDGSKPVRGGIPLVFPVFGKNETDPLLSKLPQHGLARNSTWEFLGQVKEDPPTIQFGLNKEIANPELTKLWPQDFQLVLTVELGVDFLKTSIEVDNTSNSEELKFNWLFHTYLRIEDIEDTMVSNLAGMNFYDQLIKESMVDKHPVVTFHQETDVIYKNVNADRVIQVVNRGKPIHTLKRENLPDAVVWNPWVKKSEGMGDFEPKSGYKNMVCVEPGHVHDFVVLAPGKKWNASQLLYKDALNYQAI; encoded by the coding sequence ATGCCCATCCAAAATAACGATTCAGAAGTTATCTTAACTCATCCTAAAAATAGCCAAAGTTCCGTCACTATCTTGAAGTACGGTGCTACAGTTTACTCCTGGAAAATTAATGGTGTTGAACAATTATGGTTGTCTACTGCAGCCAAGTTAGATGGTTCCAAACCAGTTAGAGGTGGTATCCCATTAGTCTTTCCTGTGTTTGGTAAGAATGAAACTGACCCATTATTAAGCAAATTGCCACAACATGGGTTAGCAAGAAACTCCACTTGGGAATTTCTTGGGCAAGTCAAGGAGGACCCACCAACCATTCAATTCGGTTTAAATAAGGAAATTGCCAATCCTGAACTAACCAAATTGTGGCCACAGGACTTCCAATTGGTTTTGACTGTGGAATTGGGTGttgatttcttgaagaCTAGTATCGAGGTGGACAACACTTCTAACtctgaagaattgaaattcaaCTGGTTATTCCACACCTAtttaagaattgaagaCATTGAAGACACAATGGTTTCAAACTTGGCTGGAATGAACTTTTAtgatcaattaattaagGAAAGCATGGTTGATAAACATCCTGTCGTTACTTTCCATCAAGAAACTGATGTCATCTACAAGAATGTGAATGCTGACCGTGTGATCCAAGTGGTCAACAGAGGTAAACCAATTCATACTTTGAAGAGAGAAAACTTACCAGACGCGGTGGTTTGGAATCCATGGGTCAAGAAATCCGAAGGCATGGGTGATTTCGAACCAAAATCTGGTTACAAGAATATGGTTTGTGTAGAACCAGGCCATGTTCATGATTTTGTGGTTTTGGCACCAGGTAAAAAGTGGAATGCGTCTCAATTGTTATACAAAGATGCCTTGAACTACCAAGCCATTTAA
- the MUB1 gene encoding MYND-type zinc finger protein MUB1 (ancestral locus Anc_2.454) — MRDSNHRSVTSNKPVIVITSTSYDRRALDVNSDRPLVSSLNHLTYQVCNSVKIRETIANDGAMDRIVSILRSCHFSLYELLDLPLRHVSNHKMAQDIWKKKKQALMGWKWLLGLQCLVLTGTRGPEDIRRKVFHAGIIPILATILDNYLLYHKNYDYMKGEPLSFDFKALDTEQMFHFLRVDKNETYEDYLEFVVGKDLFRLSDDDDFINEELLRDEKINPSDFGDVWSIFTSKDGENPFMDEDNAYYKSNFPIPREFYLGRIVPKLDDILWSLQLLAFLSKYSYTRRELQSSEFVERLSFRGMINRARSRLSGIYKGNIVGAHYTPSLLKEKSPSPELGFPDMYNFEGKNDIHESLSQPTTDKFLEELLDVKRKCAEISAKTDGENELLNRNPYEQLNIQISTNNSSDRHVQESQLIDNFNANWNYRDLCKDLDEDTWNHIQKKEPINLFPLVENFTPGNSNPKDVVYWSSVIMRNSCRKDEEKGVRQCANFACGKWEEYPKQFAKCRRCKSTKYCSRACQLKSWKFHRYWCNETKLPSQGNSTTTESPSTNTTQTEPTMASGAETISTHSATAVRSVQRIANNHSTLLDNVDETTEPPPESNNMTLNMDH, encoded by the coding sequence ATGCGAGATTCTAATCATCGATCAGTAACGTCAAATAAACCGGTAATAGTTATTACATCTACCTCATACGATAGACGGGCTTTGGATGTAAATTCCGATAGACCATTAGTCAGTTCCTTAAATCATCTAACATATCAAGTTTGCAATTCGGTAAAAATACGAGAAACTATAGCCAATGATGGCGCCATGGATAGAATTGTCTCCATCTTAAGAAGTTGCCATTTTTCACTCTATGAACTTTTAGATTTACCTCTAAGACATGTTAGTAATCACAAGATGGCTCAAGATatatggaagaagaagaaacaagcCCTAATGGGGTGGAAATGGTTACTGGGATTACAATGTTTGGTATTAACAGGGACAAGGGGACCGGAAGATATCAGAAGAAAGGTCTTCCATGCAGGAATAATTCCTATATTAGCAACAATCTTAGATAATTACCTATTATACCACAAGAACTATGATTATATGAAGGGGGAACCATTGAGTTTTGATTTCAAAGCCTTGGATACTGAACAaatgtttcattttttaaGAGTTgataaaaatgaaacttATGAAGATTATCTAGAATTCGTGGTTGGTAAGGATTTGTTCCGATTGTCTGATGACGATGATTTCATTAACGAAGAATTACTACGGGATGAAAAGATAAATCCTTCCGATTTTGGTGATGTTTGGTCGATCTTCACCTCCAAAGACGGTGAAAATCCCTTTATGGATGAGGATAACGCATATTATAAGTCAAATTTCCCAATACCACGTGAGTTTTACCTAGGGAGGATTGTCCCCAAACTGGATGATATTTTATGGTCTCTTCAATTGCTAGCATTCCTATCTAAATACTCATACACGCGGAGAGAATTGCAAAGTAGCGAATTTGTGGAACGATTATCATTCAGGGGAATGATTAACAGAGCTAGAAGTAGATTATCTGGTATATACAAAGGTAATATTGTTGGGGCACACTACACGCCGTCTCTCCTGAAGGAGAAATCTCCATCTCCAGAACTGGGATTCCCTGACATGTACAATTTTGAAGGTAAAAATGATATCCATGAATCGTTAAGCCAACCTACTACtgataaatttttggaGGAATTACTAGATgttaaaagaaaatgtgCCGAAATATCTGCAAAAACTGATGGTGAGAATGAACTCCTGAATAGGAATCCATACGAACAActtaatattcaaatatcAACTAACAACTCCTCTGACAGACATGTTCAAGAATCCCAGTTGATAGATAATTTCAATGCTAATTGGAATTACCGGGATCTTTGCAAAGATTTAGATGAAGATACATGGaatcatattcaaaagaagGAACCAATAAACCTATTTCCTTTAGTGGAAAATTTCACTCCTGGCAATAGTAATCCGAAAGATGTAGTATACTGGAGTTCAGTAATTATGAGAAATTCATGCagaaaagatgaagaaaagggAGTTCGCCAGTGCGCTAACTTTGCTTGCGGTAAATGGGAAGAATATCCAAAGCAATTTGCCAAATGCCGCCGGTGTAAAAGTACTAAATATTGTTCGAGGGCTTGTCAGTTGAAGTCTTGGAAATTTCATCGGTACTGGTGCAATGAAACAAAGCTTCCATCTCAAGGCAACTCAACTACTACTGAGAGCCCGTCAACAAATACCACCCAGACAGAACCAACGATGGCAAGTGGAGCTGAAACTATTAGTACGCATAGTGCGACGGCTGTAAGGTCTGTGCAGCGTATCGCAAATAATCATAGTACTCTACTGGATAATGTAGATGAAACCACTGAACCACCACCtgaatcaaataatatgaCTCTGAATATGGACCACTAA
- the SRT1 gene encoding ditrans,polycis-polyprenyl diphosphate synthase (ancestral locus Anc_2.452), producing MFKAVLEVQIKWLFMLVKEIKHLVFRTIHNVKQHLTNFLFSLPIFVWFHKKTQLLLIKILSVAQVPEHVSFIMDGNRRYAKSRNLPLNKGHEAGGVTLLTLAYICKKIGVKCVSAYAFSIENFNRSKEEVDTLMELFSAKLDEFAKRAIDYRDPLYGSRLKVVGDHSLISKELRDKIYKVEQLTTDGSDFTFYVCFPYTARNDIYHTMYNFIANPEPEKEKSEELTIEKFTSQMYLREFSNKCDLLIRTSGHNRFSDYMLWQTHENGTIEFCNTFWPDFGFMGMYMIILKWSFFKTIQKFNEMNFSLKTIWYEGPNSKIQNRYTKLEELPEPPVHVSVLGERE from the coding sequence ATGTTTAAAGCTGTATTGGAAGTACAAATTAAATGGCTGTTCATGTTAGTGAAAGAGATCAAACATTTGGTTTTCAGAACTATTCATAACGTGAAGCAACATCTAACAAATTTCCTGTTCTCTTTGCCCATTTTCGTTTGGTTCCATAAAAAGACACAACTCTTGTTGATTAAAATTCTCAGTGTGGCCCAAGTTCCTGAACATGTATCTTTTATAATGGATGGTAACAGAAGATATGCTAAATCAAGAAACTTACCACTAAACAAGGGCCATGAGGCTGGAGGTGTAACGTTATTGACATTAGCATATATATGCAAGAAGATTGGAGTTAAATGTGTTTCTGCTTATGCTTTCTCAATTGAGAATTTTAACAGGTCAAAGGAGGAAGTAGATACTTTAATGGAGTTATTTTCTGCGAAGTTGGATGAGTTTGCCAAGAGAGCAATAGATTATAGAGATCCATTATATGGTTCTAGACTGAAAGTTGTTGGTGAtcattctttgatttcaaaagaattaagaGACAAAATTTATAAAGTTGAGCAGCTCACTACGGATGGGAGCGATTTTACTTTCTATGTTTGCTTCCCTTATACGGCTCGAAACGACATATACCATACAATGTACAATTTCATTGCAAACCCAGAACCTGAAAAAGAGAAGAGTGAGGAACTTAccattgaaaagtttaCAAGCCAAATGTATCTTCGAGAATTCTCTAATAAATGTGATCTATTAATTAGAACAAGTGGACATAATAGGTTCTCGGACTATATGTTGTGGCAAACGCATGAAAATGGTACCATTGAATTTTGTAACACTTTTTGGCCAGATTTTGGATTTATGGGAATGTATATGATTATATTAAAATGGTCGTTCTTTAAGAcaatccaaaaatttaatgaaatgaatTTTTCGTTAAAGACCATTTGGTACGAAGGACCCAATTCAAAAATCCAAAATCGTTACACaaaattagaagaattgCCTGAACCTCCTGTTCATGTGTCAGTTTTAGGAGAGCGTGAATGA
- the LAF1 gene encoding Laf1p (ancestral locus Anc_2.450) produces the protein MSTSIADQKDISLEKKVSTDSTSSPSEGLSDLKPLSKETSLSSVDNSKYSADIKPLQFKMNHVPGTRDRKHISYAAAAPSSSLRSNGSMKGQKYSYLFNSIDQDQFEKYLMEPTYIKILKRRKNLKMFRRLFLAQELKAFDDENKINAFTNQINGLQSPPLTPTSSSSNLNALADRAIWITKFSLDGKFMASAGKSGIIRVWKVLNSPIERWELGSSVDSNNATLVKSKRLRSQMFSSNPSSSMNTPSSSSHTVPTTHSNNTSIASSSSMNSNSKPSIHNTTSSSESTNFRRAQTLEKLDQKISSTNELNLYAPVFNPSCFKIFKEHTADVLDLDWSKNNFLITSSMDRTVKLWHLERQTSLKTFQHQDFVTCVRFHPTDDRFFISGCLDHKVRLWSILENEITFEFDCQDLITSLTLSPGDGKYTIVGTFNGYVHVLLTKGLEQVSSFHVVDKNTQERNTASTKIHHGPRVTGLECFKYEPDNSLRIVVTSSDSRIRIFDLEKKKLLEYLKGFQSGASQHKACLATVKGQQVVLSSSDDHWVHGWKLKSSTSLTESEKNNNIDQTAATTTTTKKSNSHSISRSGSFRSLFSKSSKKDNIDENGKHSHLKLTSLIPHCHNGSTVIKNSDGISFHAHHAPVTTAIVAPSGTAKTLSLSNDFIYELSSEFAMESRDFEMNTNSDTHSVTTSGSSDKSKIRSHSSSATLVPPSISAVDLIGSIIVTTDNTGIIRVFRADISSTIRKKVLCTLQQCKKESIRSNKSGDSLKTLASAPTTVTTGPTGHAKSSFHCPISRAKSSAAVNALALNQGMARAGSISRKTKSSLPFKRASSCTNFNNLNFTIGSGSPRESVTSFDIDGEHVTNNPIKMGVRCDVCHGMRFEAITKNVSGRPDKGYYCMDCGTVLNNFR, from the coding sequence ATGTCAACTTCCATAGCAGATCAGAAGGATATTAGTCTGGAGAAGAAGGTTTCTACAGACAGCACGTCTTCTCCCTCGGAAGGCCTATCAGATTTGAAACCGTTAAGCAAAGAGACCTCATTAAGTTCAGTGGATAactcaaaatattcagCTGATATCAAACCGTTACAGTTTAAGATGAACCATGTACCAGGTACTAGAGACAGGAAACATATTTCTTACGCAGCTGCGGCTCCATCCAGTTCCCTTCGGAGTAATGGTAGCATGAAGGGCCAAAAGTATAGTTATTTGTTTAATTCGATAGATCAGGATCAGTTcgagaaatatttgatggaACCAACTTATATAAAGATactgaaaagaaggaaaaatttgaaaatgtttaGAAGGTTGTTTTTGGCTCAAGAGTTGAAAGCgtttgatgatgaaaataagaTTAACGCATTTACAAACCAGATAAATGGATTACAATCTCCACCTTTGACACCAACTTCCTCGTCGTCGAATCTAAATGCATTGGCTGATAGAGCCATATGGATAACGAAATTCAGTTTGGATGGGAAGTTCATGGCATCCGCGGGGAAAAGTGGTATCATAAGAGTTTGGAAAGTTTTAAATTCACCTATTGAAAGATGGGAACTAGGATCTTCTGTAGATTCTAATAACGCTACTCTAGTAAAATCAAAAAGATTAAGAAGCCAAATGTTTTCATCCAATCCGTCATCATCAATGAATACTCCCTCATCGTCTTCGCATACTGTTCCAACAACGCATTCAAATAATACTTCTATTgcatcgtcatcatctaTGAACTCAAATTCAAAACCAAGCATTCATAACACAACTAGCTCATCAGAAAGCACAAATTTCAGAAGAGCACAAACTTTAGAGAAACTGGatcaaaaaatatcaagCACTAACGAACTCAATTTATACGCTCCAGTATTCAACCCATCatgttttaaaatttttaaagaacACACTGCAGACGTCTTGGATTTAGATTGGTCcaaaaataatttcttaataacTTCATCGATGGATAGAACGGTAAAACTCTGGCACCTTGAACGTCAAACTTCATTGAAGACTTTCCAACATCAAGATTTTGTGACTTGTGTCAGATTCCATCCAACAGATGATAGGTTTTTCATCAGTGGTTGCTTAGATCATAAAGTTAGATTGTGGTCCattttagaaaatgaaatcaCTTTCGAATTTGATTGTCAAGATCTAATAACATCATTAACTCTATCTCCTGGAGATGGTAAATATACCATTGTAGGTACATTCAATGGTTACGTCCATGTTTTGCTCACTAAAGGATTAGAACAAGTATCTTCATTCCATGTGGTCGATAAAAATACTCAGGAAAGAAATACAGCTTCCACCAAAATTCATCATGGTCCAAGAGTCACAGGTTTAgaatgtttcaaatatgAACCAGATAATTCCTTAAGGATTGTAGTGACATCAAGTGATTCAAGAATTagaatttttgatttggaaaagaaaaaattactAGAATACTTGAAGGGTTTTCAAAGTGGAGCATCACAACATAAAGCATGTTTAGCCACTGTTAAAGGTCAACAAGTGGTATTATCAAGCAGTGACGATCATTGGGTCCATGGTTggaaattaaaatcatcTACTTCATTGACGGAATCagagaaaaataataacattgACCAGACAGCAGCGAcgacaacaacaaccaaaaAATCAAACTCCCATAGTATTTCAAGGTCAGGAAGTTTTAGAAGCTTATTTAGTAAATCATCCAAAAAGGATaacattgatgaaaatggtaaacattctcatttgaaattgactTCATTAATTCCTCACTGCCACAATGGAAGCACAGTGATTAAAAACAGTGATGGCATTTCTTTCCATGCCCATCATGCACCTGTAACCACCGCAATTGTAGCCCCATCTGGTACGGCTAAGACTTTATCATTATCCAATGATTTTATATATGAATTATCATCAGAATTCGCAATGGAATCTAGAGATTTTGAGATGAATACGAATAGTGATACTCACTCAGTAACTACATCTGGATCATCTGATAAATCAAAGATTAGGTCACATTCATCATCAGCTACTCTAGTGCCACCATCAATAAGTGCAGTTGATTTAATAGGGTCAATTATTGTCACCACCGATAACACAGGGATAATACGTGTTTTTAGAGCAGATATTTCCAGCACTATTAGAAAGAAGGTATTGTGCACGCTACAGCAATGTAAAAAAGAGTCCATAAGATCAAATAAAAGTGGTGATTCCTTAAAGACCTTGGCATCTGCTCCAACCACAGTCACCACCGGACCAACTGGACACGCTAAGTCATCATTTCATTGTCCTATCAGCAGGGCCAAATCAAGTGCTGCCGTGAACGCTCTAGCCCTAAACCAAGGAATGGCCCGGGCCGGAAGTATAAGTAGGAAAACAAAGTCTTCATTACCATTCAAGAGAGCCTCATCATGTaccaattttaataatttgaatttcaCAATTGGTAGTGGATCACCTAGAGAAAGTGTAACATCGTTTGATATAGATGGGGAGCATGTTACGAATAATCCAATTAAGATGGGAGTGAGATGTGATGTTTGTCATGGGATGAGATTCGAAGCCATTACGAAGAATGTCTCCGGTAGACCCGACAAGGGATATTACTGTATGGATTGTGGGACCGTTCTTAACAACTTTAgataa
- the YPK2 gene encoding putative protein kinase YPK2 (ancestral locus Anc_2.446) → MNTLKKFGFGRWKTEKEPEPNNNNSGGLFHFHHEKRHSRGDLNESDDTFSDRKKTIVRSPSSVAPVRLSSEAASSSSTFLNGDDDVSTGRDVHSRTMSTTSATEMSNKDIDGTAGIMTIKVYNGEGFILPVSITSNETILSRLLSSGINSAHVNLSNEVDALISRLSRMQLETSRNIQEEKLINGETCTKYIPATVKLPGSNRLNPLLYFTIEFDNTVATIEPEYGLMADPVFNKISTFDVTRKLPYLKIDVFARIPSILLPSKLWQQTQSEHDSRMKVILDKINSNQDVHLDSLQIPINLKFDSAANIRLYNHHWVTLENTLGRINISVDYKPSKNKRLTIDDFDLLKVIGKGSFGKVMQVRKRDTQKIYALKAIRKSYIVSKSEVTHTLAERTVLARVNCPFIVPLKFSFQSPEKLYLVLACINGGELFYHLQKEGRFELSRARFYTAELLCALETLHNLDVIYRDLKPENILLDYQGHIALCDFGLCKLNMKDQDKTDTFCGTPEYLAPELLLNQGYSKVVDWWTLGILLYEMLTGLPPYYDEDVPKMYRKILQDPLRFPEGFDRDAKDLLIGLLSRDPDRRLGCNGAHEIKNHPFFSQLSWKRLWNKGYIPPYKPPVSDAADTRNFDQEFTKEKPIDSVVDEYLSESVQKQFGGWTYVGSEQLGTSMEPN, encoded by the coding sequence GCGTCTTTCATCAGAAGCAGCCTCTTCCTCCTCTACTTTCTTAAATGGGGATGATGATGTTAGTACTGGTAGAGATGTACATTCGAGAACAATGTCAACTACATCAGCAACTGAAATGAGCAACAAAGATATTGATGGTACTGCTGGGATAATGACAATAAAAGTATACAACGGTGAAGGATTTATCCTACCAGTTTCAATAACATCTAATGAAACGATATTGTCACGATTATTGAGTTCGGGTATTAATTCAGCTCATGTTAATCTTTCCAATGAAGTGGATGCGTTAATCTCACGATTATCAAGGATGCAATTAGAGACAAGTAGAAACATTcaggaagaaaaattgataaacGGTGAAACATGTACAAAATATATCCCTGCCACCGTGAAATTACCAGGCTCTAATAGATTAAACCCTTTACTGTACTTTaccattgaatttgataatacgGTAGCTACTATAGAACCAGAATATGGGCTAATGGCAGATCCAGTATTTAATAAGATTTCCACATTTGATGTTACACGTAAGTTACCATATTTAAAGATAGATGTATTTGCTAGAATTCCTTCCATCTTATTACCATCCAAATTATGGCAACAAACTCAAAGTGAACATGATTCCAGGATGAAAGTCATATTGGATAAGATTAATTCTAATCAAGATGTTCATTTGGATTCGCTACAGATCCCaattaatttgaaatttgattcAGCGGCAAATATTCGTCTTTACAATCATCATTGGGTTACTTTGGAAAACACATTGGGACGAATAAATATCAGTGTTGATTACAAACCAtccaaaaacaaaagattGACGATAGATGACTTTGATCTTCTGAAAGTGATTGGTAAGGGTTCGTTTGGTAAAGTAATGCAAGTAAGAAAAAGAGATACACAAAAGATTTATGCTTTGAAAGCTATAAGGAAATCTTACATTGTTTCTAAATCAGAAGTGACACATACATTGGCTGAAAGAACAGTACTAGCTAGAGTGAACTGTCCTTTTATTGTTCccttgaaattttctttccaatcACCAGAAAAATTGTATTTGGTATTAGCCTGTATTAATGGTGGTGAATTATTCTATCATTTACAAAAAGAGGGCAGGTTTGAATTATCTAGAGCAAGGTTTTACACAGCAGAATTATTATGTGCTTTGGAAACGTTACATAATTTGGACGTGATATATCGTGATTTGAAACCAGAGAATATCCTTTTGGATTATCAAGGTCATATTGCATTATGTGATTTCGGGCTTTgtaaattaaatatgaAGGATCAAGATAAGACGGATACATTTTGTGGTACACCGGAATACTTAGCAcctgaattattattaaatcaagGATATAGTAAAGTGGTAGATTGGTGGACTCTTggtatattattatatgaaATGTTAACCGGGTTGCCCCCATattatgatgaagatgtgCCCAAGATGTATAGAAAGATCTTACAGGACCCACTTAGGTTCCCCGAGGGGTTTGATAGAGATGCCAAAGATTTACTGATTGGCTTATTAAGCCGTGATCCTGACAGAAGACTAGGTTGTAATGGTGCAcatgaaataaaaaatcaTCCCTTCTTTAGTCAACTGTCATGGAAAAGATTATGGAACAAAGGTTACATTCCACCTTACAAACCTCCCGTCTCAGATGCAGCAGACACAAGAAACTTTGATCAAGAGTTCACTAAGGAGAAACCTATCGATAGCGTTGTGGATGAATATTTAAGTGAGAGTGTGCAAAAGCAATTCGGTGGATGGACCTATGTAGGGAGTGAACAATTGGGTACCTCGATGGAACCAAACTAA